A genomic segment from Daphnia carinata strain CSIRO-1 chromosome 1, CSIRO_AGI_Dcar_HiC_V3, whole genome shotgun sequence encodes:
- the LOC130691711 gene encoding cytochrome c1, heme protein, mitochondrial-like, translated as MAGVAGKFVKSGLLRVQSNGIIQQSHLSTLRELSGGKKAGLVVVGSLIGGAAGLAYTLDQSVKASGLDLHAPHFPWSHNGIFSSLDHASIRRGYEVYKQVCSACHSMKYLAYRNLIDVSHTEEEAKEEAASIQVMDGPNEEGLMFQRPGKLSDRFPSPYANEEAARNANNGALPPDLTYITAARHGGEDYLFSLLTGYTDPPGGITLRDGLYYNPYFPGGAIGMAQALYNELIEYSDGTPATASQMAKDVSTFLKWSAEPEHDDRKKMALKALMLFSFLISVAYYWKRHKWSVIKTRKIVYKPKSE; from the exons ATGGCCGGAGTAGCGGGTAAATTCGTTAAGTCTGGGCTACTTCGAGTCCAAAGCAATGGTATTATCCAG CAATCCCATCTATCTACCCTGCGTGAGCTCTCGGGCGGCAAAAAAGCG ggACTAGTGGTGGTGGGGTCACTGATCGGAGGTGCTGCTGGGTTGGCATACACCTTGGACCAATCGGTAAAGGCTTCAGGACTGGATTTACATGCTCCTCATTTTCCATGGAGCCATAATGGGATATTTTCTTCCTTAGATCATGCTAG TATTCGCCGCGGCTACGAAGTGTACAAGCAAGTTTGCTCTGCTTGCCATAGTATGAAATATTTGGCTTATCGTAACTTGATTGATGTCAGTCATACTGAAGAAGAAGCCAAAGAGGAAGCAGCTTCTATTCAG GTTATGGATGGGCCAAATGAAGAAGGCCTTATGTTCCAGCGACCAGGCAAGCTTTCTGATAGATTTCCAAGTCCATATGCTAATGAAGAAGCTGCAAGAAATGCCAACAATGGTGCACTTCCACCTGATCTAACCTACATCACTGCTGCTCGTCACGGAGGAGAAGACTATTTGTTCTCCTTGTTGACTGGTTACACCGATCCACCAGGTGGTATTACGTTGCGCGATGGCCTTTATTACAATCCGTATTTCCCGGGTGGTGCCATTGGCATGGCCCAAGCCCTTTACAACGAG CTGATCGAGTATTCGGATGGAACGCCAGCCACTGCCAGCCAAATGGCTAAAGACGTGTCAACCTTCCTCAAGTGGTCAGCTGAGCCAGAGCACGACGATCGCAAGAAGATGGCTTTGAAGGCTCTTATGCTATTCTCTTTCTTAATTTCAGTAGCATACTACTGGAAACGTCACAAGTGGAGTGTTATCAAAACCAGGAAAATTGTTTACAAGCCTAAATCCGAATAG
- the LOC130691619 gene encoding protein LSM14 homolog A-like isoform X3 — translation MSKAMQLLGSKISLISKSEIRYEGILFTLNPNESTLALAKVRMFGTENRPTDNPVAARDEVFEFIIFRGQDIKDIRLCEPPTPQPTMPGTLPYDPAIVQHSVPGVGSLGATGLQQPTGLAGSIMRPNFGPLGGLNPYPNLDGGATGGPLGQLGNLMAPGLGAGLGGLAGGLGLSGAAAVAAANLLGGVGRSNNSTPVGGASGTTSQSRKSPLLGDKEDNQRTSSRGSGGGGRSQQNDRSQQQRGGNGRSNSRGRARGNNAGGNQNADRRDGNRSQGGHPQGSFNRFASNFNNRSKGPLKFDEDYDFESANVKFEELKNKMGKMKIGGDTVLVLSGPPGSTVEGEKKEKSEGEPTEAVTNSGDGEASTEALVSVSPNDDGKVPESPVKPICYDKTRSFFDSISCEAVERSKGSNTQRTDWRQERKLNAETFGLPFNQRRGGFNRGGGGGRGYYGGRGGGGGGYYRQQSNDGGYQQRDGYQQREGGYQNRDVGYQQRDGGFQQRDGGYQQRDGGYQQRSGYRGSGGYRGGRSARGGNGGGGNRDSESTGQSRGGYNQRRTWQQQENRT, via the exons ATGAGTAAAGCTATGCAGTTGTTGGGCAGTAAAATCAGCCTCATCTCCAAGTCGGAGATCCGTTACGAAGGGATTCTATTCACACTCAATCCCAATGAATCGACTTTGGCTCTGGCTAAAG tgcgTATGTTTGGAACGGAAAACCGACCAACAGACAATCCTGTTGCTGCAAGAGATGAGGTGTTCGAGTTCATCATCTTCCGTGGTCAGGACATCAAAGACATCCGCCTTTGTGAGCCACCAACACCACAACCTACTATGCCTGGAACTCTGCCCTATGATCCAGCCATTGTTCAG CATTCAGTCCCTGGTGTTGGATCCCTTGGAGCAACAGGGCTTCAACAGCCAACTGGACTTGCTGGTAGCATCATGAGGCCTAATTTTGGACCATTGGGTGGTCTGAATCCCTATCCA AATCTAGATGGTGGGGCTACTGGTGGCCCCCTGGGACAGCTAGGCAACCTTATGGCACCAGGCTTAGGTGCAGGACTAGGAG GTTTGGCTGGTGGATTGGGACTGAGTGGAGCCGCCGCTGTTGCAGCAGCCA ATTTGTTGGGCGGAGTAGGAAGATCCAATAACTCAACGCCAGTTGGAGGCGCTTCAGGAACAACGAGCCAGTCAAGGAAATCTCCTTTACTGGGTGACAAAGAGGATAATCAACGAACAAGCAGCCGCGGCTCTGGAGGTGGTGGTCGTTCTCAACAGAATGATCGCAGCCAACAACAACGTGGTGGAAATGGAAGATCAAATTCTCGTGGTCGTGCACGCGGAAACAACGCTGGTGGTAATCAGAATGCTGATCGCAGAGATGGTAACCGATCTCAAGGGGGACATCCTCAAGGTTCGTTCAATCGATTTGCAAGCAATTTCAATAATCGATCAAAGGGGCCCCTAAAGTTTGATGAAGATTATGATTTTGAGTCTGCCAACGTGAAG TTTGAagaactgaaaaacaaaatgggcaaaatgaaaattggcGGTGACACCGTACTTGTGCTTAGCGGCCCTCCTGGATCTACCGTAGAaggggagaagaaagaaaaatcagaaggCGAACCCACCGAAGCGGTTACAAATTCAGGTGACGGTGAAGCTTCGACAGAAGCTTTGGTTTCGGTTTCGCCTAATGATGATGGAAAAGTTCCTGAATCTCCAGTAAAGCCCATCTGCTACGATAAGACGCGTTCGTTCTTTGACTCCATTAGCTGTGAAGCTGTAGAGCGGAGCAAGGG TAGCAATACGCAGCGGACAGATTGGCGCCAGGAGCGTAAATTGAATGCCGAAACCTTTGGACTGCCGTTTAACCAGCGCCGAGGCGGATTTAACCGTGGAGGCGGTGGTGGACGAGGTTACTATGGAGGACGAGGAGGCGGAGGTGGGGGGTATTACCGCCAGCAGAGCAATGATGGCGGTTACCAGCAACGTGATGGTTACCAGCAGCGTGAGGGCGGTTATCAGAACCGAGATGTAGGTTATCAACAGCGTGATGGTGGATTTCAGCAGAGGGATGGAGGTTACCAACAAAGAGATGGAGGTTATCAACAGCGAAGTGGTTATCGAGGATCAGGTGGATACAGAGGTGGCCGTAGCGCGCGAGGTGGTAATGGTGGTGGAGGCAATAGAGATTCTGAATCCACCGGCCAGTCAAGAGGAGGATATAACCAGAGAAGGACCTGG CAACAACAAGAGAATCGAACGTAA
- the LOC130691619 gene encoding protein LSM14 homolog A-A-like isoform X1, translated as MSKAMQLLGSKISLISKSEIRYEGILFTLNPNESTLALAKVRMFGTENRPTDNPVAARDEVFEFIIFRGQDIKDIRLCEPPTPQPTMPGTLPYDPAIVQHSVPGVGSLGATGLQQPTGLAGSIMRPNFGPLGGLNPYPNLDGGATGGPLGQLGNLMAPGLGAGLGGLAGGLGLSGAAAVAAASELPLSPHGDMPPHPDHLSEGDQDLLGGVGRSNNSTPVGGASGTTSQSRKSPLLGDKEDNQRTSSRGSGGGGRSQQNDRSQQQRGGNGRSNSRGRARGNNAGGNQNADRRDGNRSQGGHPQGSFNRFASNFNNRSKGPLKFDEDYDFESANVKFEELKNKMGKMKIGGDTVLVLSGPPGSTVEGEKKEKSEGEPTEAVTNSGDGEASTEALVSVSPNDDGKVPESPVKPICYDKTRSFFDSISCEAVERSKGSNTQRTDWRQERKLNAETFGLPFNQRRGGFNRGGGGGRGYYGGRGGGGGGYYRQQSNDGGYQQRDGYQQREGGYQNRDVGYQQRDGGFQQRDGGYQQRDGGYQQRSGYRGSGGYRGGRSARGGNGGGGNRDSESTGQSRGGYNQRRTWQQQENRT; from the exons ATGAGTAAAGCTATGCAGTTGTTGGGCAGTAAAATCAGCCTCATCTCCAAGTCGGAGATCCGTTACGAAGGGATTCTATTCACACTCAATCCCAATGAATCGACTTTGGCTCTGGCTAAAG tgcgTATGTTTGGAACGGAAAACCGACCAACAGACAATCCTGTTGCTGCAAGAGATGAGGTGTTCGAGTTCATCATCTTCCGTGGTCAGGACATCAAAGACATCCGCCTTTGTGAGCCACCAACACCACAACCTACTATGCCTGGAACTCTGCCCTATGATCCAGCCATTGTTCAG CATTCAGTCCCTGGTGTTGGATCCCTTGGAGCAACAGGGCTTCAACAGCCAACTGGACTTGCTGGTAGCATCATGAGGCCTAATTTTGGACCATTGGGTGGTCTGAATCCCTATCCA AATCTAGATGGTGGGGCTACTGGTGGCCCCCTGGGACAGCTAGGCAACCTTATGGCACCAGGCTTAGGTGCAGGACTAGGAG GTTTGGCTGGTGGATTGGGACTGAGTGGAGCCGCCGCTGTTGCAGCAGCCAGTGAGTTACCCCTTTCCCCTCACGGCGATATGCCCCCTCACCCGGATCATTTGTCCGAGGGAGACCAAG ATTTGTTGGGCGGAGTAGGAAGATCCAATAACTCAACGCCAGTTGGAGGCGCTTCAGGAACAACGAGCCAGTCAAGGAAATCTCCTTTACTGGGTGACAAAGAGGATAATCAACGAACAAGCAGCCGCGGCTCTGGAGGTGGTGGTCGTTCTCAACAGAATGATCGCAGCCAACAACAACGTGGTGGAAATGGAAGATCAAATTCTCGTGGTCGTGCACGCGGAAACAACGCTGGTGGTAATCAGAATGCTGATCGCAGAGATGGTAACCGATCTCAAGGGGGACATCCTCAAGGTTCGTTCAATCGATTTGCAAGCAATTTCAATAATCGATCAAAGGGGCCCCTAAAGTTTGATGAAGATTATGATTTTGAGTCTGCCAACGTGAAG TTTGAagaactgaaaaacaaaatgggcaaaatgaaaattggcGGTGACACCGTACTTGTGCTTAGCGGCCCTCCTGGATCTACCGTAGAaggggagaagaaagaaaaatcagaaggCGAACCCACCGAAGCGGTTACAAATTCAGGTGACGGTGAAGCTTCGACAGAAGCTTTGGTTTCGGTTTCGCCTAATGATGATGGAAAAGTTCCTGAATCTCCAGTAAAGCCCATCTGCTACGATAAGACGCGTTCGTTCTTTGACTCCATTAGCTGTGAAGCTGTAGAGCGGAGCAAGGG TAGCAATACGCAGCGGACAGATTGGCGCCAGGAGCGTAAATTGAATGCCGAAACCTTTGGACTGCCGTTTAACCAGCGCCGAGGCGGATTTAACCGTGGAGGCGGTGGTGGACGAGGTTACTATGGAGGACGAGGAGGCGGAGGTGGGGGGTATTACCGCCAGCAGAGCAATGATGGCGGTTACCAGCAACGTGATGGTTACCAGCAGCGTGAGGGCGGTTATCAGAACCGAGATGTAGGTTATCAACAGCGTGATGGTGGATTTCAGCAGAGGGATGGAGGTTACCAACAAAGAGATGGAGGTTATCAACAGCGAAGTGGTTATCGAGGATCAGGTGGATACAGAGGTGGCCGTAGCGCGCGAGGTGGTAATGGTGGTGGAGGCAATAGAGATTCTGAATCCACCGGCCAGTCAAGAGGAGGATATAACCAGAGAAGGACCTGG CAACAACAAGAGAATCGAACGTAA
- the LOC130691619 gene encoding protein LSM14 homolog A-A-like isoform X2: protein MSKAMQLLGSKISLISKSEIRYEGILFTLNPNESTLALAKVRMFGTENRPTDNPVAARDEVFEFIIFRGQDIKDIRLCEPPTPQPTMPGTLPYDPAIVQHSVPGVGSLGATGLQQPTGLAGSIMRPNFGPLGGLNPYPNLDGGATGGPLGQLGNLMAPGLGAGLGGLAGGLGLSGAAAVAAASELPLSPHGDMPPHPDHLSEGDQDLLGGVGRSNNSTPVGGASGTTSQSRKSPLLGDKEDNQRTSSRGSGGGGRSQQNDRSQQQRGGNGRSNSRGRARGNNAGGNQNADRRDGNRSQGGHPQGSFNRFASNFNNRSKGPLKFDEDYDFESANVKFEELKNKMGKMKIGGDTVLVLSGPPGSTVEGEKKEKSEGEPTEAVTNSGDGEASTEALVSVSPNDDGKVPESPVKPICYDKTRSFFDSISCEAVERSKGNTQRTDWRQERKLNAETFGLPFNQRRGGFNRGGGGGRGYYGGRGGGGGGYYRQQSNDGGYQQRDGYQQREGGYQNRDVGYQQRDGGFQQRDGGYQQRDGGYQQRSGYRGSGGYRGGRSARGGNGGGGNRDSESTGQSRGGYNQRRTWQQQENRT, encoded by the exons ATGAGTAAAGCTATGCAGTTGTTGGGCAGTAAAATCAGCCTCATCTCCAAGTCGGAGATCCGTTACGAAGGGATTCTATTCACACTCAATCCCAATGAATCGACTTTGGCTCTGGCTAAAG tgcgTATGTTTGGAACGGAAAACCGACCAACAGACAATCCTGTTGCTGCAAGAGATGAGGTGTTCGAGTTCATCATCTTCCGTGGTCAGGACATCAAAGACATCCGCCTTTGTGAGCCACCAACACCACAACCTACTATGCCTGGAACTCTGCCCTATGATCCAGCCATTGTTCAG CATTCAGTCCCTGGTGTTGGATCCCTTGGAGCAACAGGGCTTCAACAGCCAACTGGACTTGCTGGTAGCATCATGAGGCCTAATTTTGGACCATTGGGTGGTCTGAATCCCTATCCA AATCTAGATGGTGGGGCTACTGGTGGCCCCCTGGGACAGCTAGGCAACCTTATGGCACCAGGCTTAGGTGCAGGACTAGGAG GTTTGGCTGGTGGATTGGGACTGAGTGGAGCCGCCGCTGTTGCAGCAGCCAGTGAGTTACCCCTTTCCCCTCACGGCGATATGCCCCCTCACCCGGATCATTTGTCCGAGGGAGACCAAG ATTTGTTGGGCGGAGTAGGAAGATCCAATAACTCAACGCCAGTTGGAGGCGCTTCAGGAACAACGAGCCAGTCAAGGAAATCTCCTTTACTGGGTGACAAAGAGGATAATCAACGAACAAGCAGCCGCGGCTCTGGAGGTGGTGGTCGTTCTCAACAGAATGATCGCAGCCAACAACAACGTGGTGGAAATGGAAGATCAAATTCTCGTGGTCGTGCACGCGGAAACAACGCTGGTGGTAATCAGAATGCTGATCGCAGAGATGGTAACCGATCTCAAGGGGGACATCCTCAAGGTTCGTTCAATCGATTTGCAAGCAATTTCAATAATCGATCAAAGGGGCCCCTAAAGTTTGATGAAGATTATGATTTTGAGTCTGCCAACGTGAAG TTTGAagaactgaaaaacaaaatgggcaaaatgaaaattggcGGTGACACCGTACTTGTGCTTAGCGGCCCTCCTGGATCTACCGTAGAaggggagaagaaagaaaaatcagaaggCGAACCCACCGAAGCGGTTACAAATTCAGGTGACGGTGAAGCTTCGACAGAAGCTTTGGTTTCGGTTTCGCCTAATGATGATGGAAAAGTTCCTGAATCTCCAGTAAAGCCCATCTGCTACGATAAGACGCGTTCGTTCTTTGACTCCATTAGCTGTGAAGCTGTAGAGCGGAGCAAGGG CAATACGCAGCGGACAGATTGGCGCCAGGAGCGTAAATTGAATGCCGAAACCTTTGGACTGCCGTTTAACCAGCGCCGAGGCGGATTTAACCGTGGAGGCGGTGGTGGACGAGGTTACTATGGAGGACGAGGAGGCGGAGGTGGGGGGTATTACCGCCAGCAGAGCAATGATGGCGGTTACCAGCAACGTGATGGTTACCAGCAGCGTGAGGGCGGTTATCAGAACCGAGATGTAGGTTATCAACAGCGTGATGGTGGATTTCAGCAGAGGGATGGAGGTTACCAACAAAGAGATGGAGGTTATCAACAGCGAAGTGGTTATCGAGGATCAGGTGGATACAGAGGTGGCCGTAGCGCGCGAGGTGGTAATGGTGGTGGAGGCAATAGAGATTCTGAATCCACCGGCCAGTCAAGAGGAGGATATAACCAGAGAAGGACCTGG CAACAACAAGAGAATCGAACGTAA
- the LOC130691748 gene encoding superoxide dismutase [Cu-Zn]-like isoform X1, translating to MASAVCVLLGENVKGVLHFDQQGDVVNVKGEVTGLTPGDHGFHVHEFGDYTNGCMSAGPHFNPTAVEHGGPTDQVRHVGDLGNIVANEAGVATVDIKDSLLSLSGANGIIGRTLVVHADSDDLGKGGHELSKVTGNAGARVACGIIGIGK from the exons atggCCTCAGCTGTTTGTGTATTGTTGGGAGAAAACGTGAAAGGCGTTCTGCACTTTGACCAACAG GGAGATGTTGTCAATGTTAAAGGAGAAGTAACTGGATTAACTCCTGGTGATCATGGATTTCATGTCCATGAATTTGGTGACTACACCAATG GCTGCATGTCTGCCGGACCCCACTTTAACCCAACTGCTGTTGAACATGGTGGTCCAACTGATCAGGTTCGTCATGTTGGTGATCTTGGAAACATTGTAGCAAATGAAGCAGGTGTTGCCACTGTGGATATCAAGGATTCCTTGCTATCCTTATCTGGTGCTAATGGAATAATAGGTCGCACTCTTGTG GTTCATGCTGATTCTGATGATTTGGGCAAGGGAGGCCATGAATTGAGCAAAGTCACTGGTAATGCGGGTGCCCGTGTCGCCTGCGGAATTATTGGCATTGGAAAGTGA
- the LOC130691748 gene encoding superoxide dismutase [Cu-Zn]-like isoform X2: protein MASAVCVLLGENVKGVLHFDQQGDVVNVKGEVTGLTPGDHGFHVHEFGDYTNGCMSAGPHFNPTAVEHGGPTDQVRHVGDLGNIVANEAGVATVDIKDSLLSLSGANGIIGRTLVVHADPDDLGKGGHELSKVTGNAGARVACGIVGIGK, encoded by the exons atggCCTCAGCTGTTTGTGTATTGTTGGGAGAAAACGTGAAAGGCGTTCTGCACTTTGACCAACAG GGAGATGTTGTCAATGTTAAAGGAGAAGTAACTGGATTAACTCCTGGTGATCATGGATTTCATGTCCATGAATTTGGTGACTACACCAATG GCTGCATGTCTGCCGGACCCCACTTTAACCCAACTGCTGTTGAACATGGTGGTCCAACTGATCAGGTTCGTCATGTTGGTGATCTTGGAAACATTGTAGCAAATGAAGCAGGTGTTGCCACTGTGGATATCAAGGATTCCTTGCTATCCTTATCTGGTGCTAATGGAATAATAGGTCGCACTCTTGTG GTACATGCGGATCCCGATGATTTAGGTAAGGGTGGACATGAGCTCAGCAAAGTCACAGGTAATGCTGGCGCCCGTGTCGCTTGTGGCATTGTTGGCATTGGCAAATAG
- the LOC130691748 gene encoding superoxide dismutase [Cu-Zn]-like isoform X3, with amino-acid sequence MSSAVCVLLGEKVKGTLHFEQQGEVLVIMGQITGLTPGEHGFHIHEFGDYTNGCMSAGPHFNPTGVDHGGPFDEVRHVGDCGNLIADESGVAKVDIKDCLMTLLGEYGIIGRTAVVHADPDDLGKGGHELSKVTGNAGARVACGIVGIGK; translated from the exons ATGTCTTCTGCCGTTTGTGTATTGTTGGGCGAAAAAGTGAAAGGCACGCTACACTTTGAACAACAG ggAGAAGTTCTCGTTATTATGGGACAAATAACTGGACTTACCCCAGGCGAACATGGGTTCCATATCCATGAATTTGGCGACTATACTAATG GCTGCATGTCTGCTGGTCCCCACTTTAACCCAACCGGGGTTGATCATGGTGGTCCATTTGACGAAGTCCGCCATGTTGGCGATTGCGGGAATTTGATCGCTGACGAATCGGGGGTTGCCAAAGTTGATATCAAAGATTGTTTGATGACACTTCTCGGTGAATATGGAATTATTGGTCGCACCGCTGTG GTACATGCGGATCCCGATGATTTAGGTAAGGGTGGACATGAGCTCAGCAAAGTCACAGGTAATGCTGGCGCCCGTGTCGCTTGTGGCATTGTTGGCATTGGCAAATAG
- the LOC130691729 gene encoding uncharacterized protein LOC130691729, with amino-acid sequence MIKLVPLQVLVVIVFCVLLQATDGEEESKPYQFGFNLGTQHREERKDANGIIIGEYGFLTADGYYQTVMYATDKEGRFLITGRKRVRVTPPKPRPDVEGRQGRANSDFPTTTTTTTTERTKVYHFNYTALQHGREETGFSDTSKVGDYYWDGPDGYRRIVTYNADDAKGYRPIVKQVKLPIP; translated from the exons ATGATCAAGCTCGTTCCTCTTCAA GTGTTGGTGGTGATCGTGTTCTGTGTCCTGCTTCAAGCGACTGACGGAGAAGAGGAATCGAAGCCCTATCAATTCGGATTCAACCTAGGGACTCAGCacagagaagaaagaaaag ACGCGAATGGGATCATCATTGGCGAGTATGGGTTCTTGACAGCTGACGGATACTATCAGACGGTAATGTACGCCACGGATAAGGAGGGCAGGTTCCTCATCACGGGTCGCAAACGAGTCCGCGTTACGCCAC CGAAGCCCAGGCCAGACGTAGAAGGACGACAGGGTCGCGCTAATTCAGATTTTCCTACCACAACCACTACAACCACGACAGAGCGCACGAAAGTTTATCACTTCAACTACACAGCGCTACAGCACGGCCGCGAAGAAACTGGCTTCAGTGACACCAGTAAAGTGGGAGATTATTACTGGGATGGGCCAGACGGATATCGTCGGATCGTTACATACAACGCAGATGATGCTAAGGGCTACAGGCCAATCGTCAAGCAAGTGAAACTACCGATTCCGTAA